A region of Sugiyamaella lignohabitans strain CBS 10342 chromosome A, complete sequence DNA encodes the following proteins:
- the KRE9 gene encoding Kre9p (Glycoprotein involved in cell wall beta-glucan assembly; null mutation leads to severe growth defects, aberrant multibudded morphology, and mating defects; GO_component: GO:0005618 - cell wall [Evidence IEA,IEA]; GO_component: GO:0005576 - extracellular region [Evidence IEA]; GO_component: GO:0005576 - extracellular region [Evidence IDA] [PMID 8413233]; GO_function: GO:0003674 - molecular_function [Evidence ND]; GO_process: GO:0006078 - (1->6)-beta-D-glucan biosynthetic process [Evidence IEA]; GO_process: GO:0006077 - (1->6)-beta-D-glucan metabolic process [Evidence IMP] [PMID 8413233]; GO_process: GO:0042546 - cell wall biogenesis [Evidence IEA]; GO_process: GO:0031505 - fungal-type cell wall organization [Evidence IMP] [PMID 8413233]), which translates to MMSAKPSSCLAVLFTVWVTLVSFVSADLALGDTLSTYDALTDKISLTWKDDGTSPPLDNFKTIKVLLCTGPNSNIDCFVTLAGPTNLNTLTGDTLSVPLTSAATLGNDGSYYLQVVALVSNSQFSIHYSDRFQLTGMSGTTVQASTGGDTSPPPAAPAAGNGAGAPADPGAAASLAKTPYESQTGTAWITRYAPMQLQPGTSVTAKLTPSPRFPTSAVTYFVTARPSPSVHSTITMGWSYVFSSLTNYATPMPTPTLYYQASQVIASSIEAVSRSKAKRWMD; encoded by the coding sequence TGTCGTTTGTTTCGGCAGATCTGGCTCTTGGAGATACTCTGAGTACATACGATGCTCTTACTGACAAGATCTCGCTGACTTGGAAAGATGACGGCACGTCACCACCTCTGGATAACTTCAAAACCATCAAAGTTCTGCTTTGTACAGGTCCCAACTCCAATATCGACTGTTTCGTGACGCTGGCTGGTCCCACTAATCTGAACACTCTCACTGGAGACACATTATCGGTTCCTCTGACATCAGCTGCTACTTTGGGTAATGACGGTTCGTACTATCTACAAGTCGTGGCCCTGGTGTCTAATTCACAGTTCTCTATCCACTATTCAGATAGATTCCAGCTCACTGGAATGAGTGGTACTACTGTTCAAGCCTCGACTGGCGGAGACACGTCTCCACCacccgctgctcctgctgcagGCAACGGTGCAGGGGCTCCAGCTGACCCCGGAGCGGCAGCTTCACTTGCTAAAACTCCTTACGAAAGCCAAACTGGAACAGCTTGGATCACAAGATACGCTCCCATGCAACTTCAACCAGGAACCTCTGTCACTGCCAAGCTGACTCCCAGTCCCCGATTCCCGACCTCAGCTGTCACATACTTTGTGACTGCTCGTCCATCCCCATCTGTTCACTCAACCATTACCATGGGCTGGTCATACGTATTCTCTTCATTGACCAACTACGCTACTCCCATGCCCACCCCGACCCTCTACTACCAAGCCAGCCAGGTCATTGCCAGCTCTATCGAAGCAGTCTCGAGGTCCAAAGCCAAGCGCTGGATGGACTAA